One genomic window of Micromonospora sp. WMMD1128 includes the following:
- a CDS encoding ROK family transcriptional regulator has translation MSATRLPGTPRLLRALNDRAALELLLERGPLTRARIGELTGLSKVTASQLVERLEERGLVARVGEQAGGRGPNAQLYAVRPGSAYVVGVDVGAERVVAACADITGVVAGRVEQSTKDTDDPVGVVHNAVVQAASSAGAELSAVRRVVLGTPGLVDPQTGDITFAFNLPRWHSGLLAALREDLATPVLFENDVNLAAVAEAQSGAAQGTADFVLVWVDAGVGLAIMLGGRLHHGSSGAAGEIGYLPVPGVPIPRDVSRRAKPAFQQLAGADAVRAVAAEHGFATADAAEQGVAAARAAEAVRAAIAAGADGGPVLDELARRLALGVASTCVVLDPPLVVLAGAVGRAGGAALAERVQREVAAITLVRPRVVTTGLTEEPILRGALRTALDAVRDEVFGSTVG, from the coding sequence ATGAGTGCGACCCGGCTGCCCGGCACCCCCCGACTGTTGCGGGCGCTCAACGACCGCGCGGCGCTGGAGTTGCTGCTCGAGCGCGGGCCGCTGACCCGGGCCCGGATCGGCGAGCTGACCGGGCTGTCCAAGGTCACCGCGTCCCAGCTCGTCGAGCGGCTGGAGGAGCGGGGTCTGGTCGCCCGGGTCGGCGAGCAGGCCGGCGGGCGGGGCCCGAACGCCCAGCTCTACGCGGTGCGTCCGGGCAGCGCGTACGTCGTCGGGGTGGACGTCGGCGCGGAGCGGGTGGTGGCCGCCTGCGCGGACATCACCGGCGTGGTCGCCGGGCGGGTGGAGCAGTCCACGAAGGACACCGACGACCCGGTCGGCGTGGTGCACAACGCCGTCGTGCAGGCGGCCAGCAGCGCCGGCGCGGAGCTGTCCGCGGTCCGGCGCGTCGTGCTCGGCACCCCCGGCCTGGTCGACCCGCAGACCGGCGACATCACGTTCGCGTTCAACCTGCCACGCTGGCACAGCGGCCTGCTCGCCGCGCTCCGCGAGGACCTGGCCACCCCGGTGCTGTTCGAGAACGACGTGAACCTGGCCGCGGTGGCCGAGGCGCAGTCGGGCGCGGCCCAGGGCACCGCCGACTTCGTGCTGGTCTGGGTGGACGCCGGCGTCGGCCTGGCGATCATGCTGGGCGGCCGGTTGCACCACGGCAGCAGCGGCGCGGCCGGCGAGATCGGCTACCTGCCGGTGCCCGGCGTGCCCATCCCGCGCGACGTGTCCCGGCGCGCCAAACCGGCGTTCCAGCAGCTCGCCGGCGCCGACGCGGTGCGCGCGGTGGCCGCCGAGCACGGCTTCGCCACGGCCGACGCGGCCGAGCAGGGCGTCGCGGCGGCCCGGGCCGCCGAGGCCGTGCGGGCCGCCATCGCCGCCGGCGCCGACGGCGGGCCGGTGCTCGACGAGTTGGCCCGCCGGCTGGCCCTCGGCGTGGCCAGCACCTGCGTGGTGCTCGACCCGCCGCTCGTGGTGCTCGCCGGCGCGGTCGGTCGGGCGGGCGGGGCCGCGCTGGCCGAGCGGGTGCAGCGCGAGGTCGCCGCGATCACGCTGGTCCGGCCCCGGGTGGTGACCACGGGCCTGACCGAGGAGCCGATCCTGCGCGGCGCGTTGCGTACCGCGCTCGATGCGGTCCGCGACGAGGTGTTCGGCTCGACGGTCGGCTGA